The nucleotide window AAGCCATCCACCAAAGCCCTGGCTTTGTCCTGTAAAGTCTCTGTGAGGACAGACAGCAGGggcttcctctctctgcagtaCCTGGTCAGGAACGAGGATGGACAGATCTGCTTTGTGGAATATTATTGTTGTCCAGACGAGGAAGTGGATTGATTACAGTGCATCCATTAAATTCCACTTTAAATTAGCTCCGTAACTTCGGTAGTGGTCGGTTGCTTTGAGTGCAAGAACGAGAGGACCAAGTCTGCCAGAGGAGGCAGTACAGCCAGTggggtgcacacacacaaaaaaaaaaaaatgcagtactTCTAGTTGGCATAATGGATAAGGGACACAGCGGAGCATTGCCACTGGACTTGTAGAAAGATAATGTCCCCCACCTGGTCTTGCCATTTACCTGTGTAGTTATATCACTATCATACAGAGTTCATTATTTCATAGATTCGTAAGATGATTGTATGtacagttactgtatgttgtattGTTTGTTCCTATGGAGACCCAGCTATTTTGAGTCAGAAGCCCCTCAACATGTGAACACTGCCTGTAACTTTGTAAGTTCTTTGAGGTTTGCCTACGTACGGTACGTATCTGATGTCATGTTATCAGAGCAGACATGGCACACTGATACTTTTTCCTCAAGGTGTCTAGTGAGGTGTGTGTACGGTAGGTTTACTCTCCACGGGCCTTAGATTTCTCTGCAGCTCTACACGTACATCGCCACTTGGCTATAATCTGTCCCTGATGTTGAATTGTGTGTTCTGACACCTTTCATGACATTTGTCTGGAGTATACATCAGATTATACTGAGAGTAAGTTtgaattgttttatttccatgacATAGAAAACAACTGTAGTCAACCttaataaacaattttttttacactgatggAAAATTCACTTTTATCAAAAAGGCATGGCAAATGTTTCTTGCAGTCTTGCAAAAGCTGAGACTTTTGTGACCAGCTATAATCTGCACAATCCTTGtgatgaggggagaaaaatatattgtatgaATCCACAAACTATAGCAACAAATACTGAACACAACGTGCATAATTAAAGGTTTTCACTAGAACTGTCAAATATGTGATACTTCAATGATGAAGTTCTATCATAACCTGGCAAAAAGCTCACATTGGATTTCAGACCTGACTGCACCGTTCCATTACCATATTTTCTTGAGACAGTATTGAATCATGGCAGAAGGAAATCATTCACTCAGCTTCCTCCAGTCCACCCAGCTACCTGTGTGCCATCTGCATCCTTTGCCTTTTGAAAgctttgtggtggtttttctTTGCCACTTTTGGCTCAGGTGCTTCTGTTTCGATGTGAACAGGCTTCTCCTCAGCTGGTGTAAGGAAGACGTCAGCTGTTACGTCTTTGGTCAAATCCTGCTTCGCTTCAGTcctcttcattttctgtatctCCTTCACCATCTGCTTCTCGCGCACTCTGGCTGCCGCTGCAAGTCGGATCTCTCGCCGGTGCTGTAGGTGTGTGAGGAGAGAGGTGATTAACCCAATAAGGAAACGTATGACGATATACCCCATAATTTCCCATTCTGTAGCAACTGTGCCCATTTTACTGTTCGAGAGACATTCAACCTGGGTATGAAACCCAACACTATGTAGCATGTTAATATGCCAGGTGTATTATAATCTAATATAAAATTTTGACAATCAAAATGCATAATTACAGAAATAACATGCCTACAGTTTCAACTGGCATGAACGCCGTCTTACCATGTTAGGAGACTGGAAATCTGGGTTTTCATAGAGCGTAGGCCCTCCAAAGCTCCCCTGAAAGATCTTGATGAGGTTGAGAACAAAGCGAGGCCCGATCTCCACTAGAGAGGCATCCTCTTCGATGATCTGAACATGGAAAGTTTGGACAGAGAAATGATTgcaatagaaaagaaaaaataactgaacattacatttcagaacCCCCACACTGGAAGATACAAGATTAAAGTGATAAAGAAtctattaatatttattttttttcttttacccatTATATAGTGTGGTGAAACATTACCTGGTAGTTTCTAAACCATATCCTGTTGTCTCCAATGGTGAATGTGAAGACGTGGTCCACAAAAGGCTGACTCTTAGGGTGGTAGCGTGGAGTGGAAAATGTCTGCAACGGGAACACATAAAGGGTACTTCCTTGCATATAAAAAGGTGGATATACAACATGCTCAGCTTTCAAACAAACTAATGCTTGTAGTTACAATACCAAATGTGTAGTCAGGATTAATGTATGCATCTTCTGACATGCTGTATACATATTGACATTGTATACATACCTGGATGAAGAGCTCCTTCAGTAAAGCGTACTGGGGCTCCTTGTCAAATTTCTTTGGGTGAAAACAAttacaagaggagaaaaaaaaaaaaaaaggtcagcaCTTGTTCAGGTTTTGACAAGttatttcattcattgatttatCAGCTGTCAACTTGTAAATGCATATTCTAGGCAAACAGTCCGTCAAAGCAGCTGGGGAAGACAAGACGGCTCATTACTCAGACCAATGATGGGAAATCATGTACCACGAATAGAGAGCGTGCAGGTTGTTGTTCGAATACCAGAGACAGCAACATCAATGACTTTGTCTTCTCAAGGTGCATATGCACTGAATGCTGAAACGAGTCTATTAATTTTTGATGTGgcaatcaacagaaaattattcagcaaaaattttgataatcaagtaATCATTTTAAGGcatttatgaagcaaaaatgtGTAACGTTTGCCACTTCCAGcctttcaaatgtgaggatttcccACTTTGTTCAGATTTCTATCATcgtaaatggaatatttttaggttttgtgtTGACATCCACCTGGTATCTGGGAtttaatttggcatttttcacacttttctggcgttttataaattaaacaataaatcaagGACTTTATGGTTCATCGCTGCCCAATGCAGAAATATATTTCCAATATTGCTCTGTTCAGGAGAGTTCATATCAGAACTTCAGTCTTgttatatgaaagcattt belongs to Xiphias gladius isolate SHS-SW01 ecotype Sanya breed wild chromosome 20, ASM1685928v1, whole genome shotgun sequence and includes:
- the bxdc2 gene encoding ribosome biogenesis protein BRX1 homolog, which gives rise to MSAFKRKRGGKGPVDKKAKKVKFVADGGEAPSEAEQEKKNEVTVPAPVSLGKWTNKERVLIFSSRGINFRTRHLMQDLRTMMPHSKADTKMDRKDKLFVVNEVCEIKNCNKCLFFEAKKKQDLYMWISNSPHGPSAKFLVQNIHTLAELKMTGNCLKGSRPLLSFDPKFDKEPQYALLKELFIQTFSTPRYHPKSQPFVDHVFTFTIGDNRIWFRNYQIIEEDASLVEIGPRFVLNLIKIFQGSFGGPTLYENPDFQSPNMHRREIRLAAAARVREKQMVKEIQKMKRTEAKQDLTKDVTADVFLTPAEEKPVHIETEAPEPKVAKKNHHKAFKRQRMQMAHR